Proteins encoded by one window of Marinoscillum sp. 108:
- a CDS encoding nucleoside permease: MNQIKIRLSAMMFLQFFVWGSWFVTLGTFLGNNLGATGSQIGMAFSTQSWGAIIAPFVIGLIADRYFNAERILGILHILGALLMYQMYVSADFTAFYPYVLAYMITYMPTLALVNSIAFRQMENPSEEFSKIRVWGTIGWIAAGLVISYLFSWDAPGAISSGLLKNTFIMSAVSSLILGLFSFTLPATPPGIAKGEKLLLKDILGLDALRLLKDRNFAVFFFSSVLICIPLAFYYQNANPFLSEMGVANPTGKMTIGQVSEVGFMLLLPIFLSRYGIKKTLLFGMLAWVLRYLMFAFGNNEELVVMLLLGIALHGICYDFFFVSGQIYTDSKAGDKFKSSAQGMITLATYGVGMLVGFWVAGQITDFYVLEAGHDWRGIWVVPAGFALLVFFAFMLTFRSEDIKYEK, encoded by the coding sequence ATGAATCAAATAAAAATTCGATTAAGTGCCATGATGTTTCTTCAGTTCTTTGTCTGGGGAAGCTGGTTTGTTACACTAGGAACTTTTTTGGGCAATAATCTTGGTGCCACCGGTAGCCAGATTGGTATGGCCTTTTCCACCCAGTCTTGGGGAGCCATTATCGCTCCTTTTGTCATAGGACTCATTGCCGATAGGTATTTCAATGCAGAACGTATTTTAGGCATACTGCACATTCTCGGAGCGCTCCTCATGTACCAGATGTACGTGTCTGCTGATTTCACGGCATTTTATCCCTATGTACTGGCCTATATGATCACTTATATGCCCACGCTGGCCCTGGTCAATTCGATTGCCTTCAGGCAGATGGAAAATCCTTCGGAGGAGTTCTCCAAAATCCGGGTATGGGGCACCATTGGCTGGATCGCCGCTGGGCTGGTCATCAGTTATTTGTTTTCATGGGATGCCCCTGGGGCCATCTCCTCAGGGTTGTTGAAAAACACCTTCATCATGAGTGCCGTATCTTCGCTGATATTAGGGTTGTTTAGTTTTACACTTCCAGCCACTCCTCCAGGTATTGCCAAAGGGGAGAAGTTGCTCCTCAAAGACATTTTAGGGTTGGATGCCCTCAGGCTTTTGAAGGATAGAAATTTCGCTGTGTTCTTTTTCTCCTCCGTACTGATCTGCATCCCTTTGGCTTTTTACTATCAAAATGCCAATCCGTTTCTTTCTGAAATGGGAGTGGCCAACCCCACGGGCAAGATGACCATCGGTCAGGTTTCTGAAGTGGGCTTTATGCTCTTGCTTCCAATATTCCTGAGCCGATATGGCATTAAGAAAACCCTGCTTTTTGGTATGTTGGCCTGGGTGCTGCGCTACCTGATGTTTGCTTTTGGCAATAATGAAGAACTGGTGGTGATGCTGCTCTTGGGGATTGCTCTGCACGGCATTTGCTATGATTTTTTCTTTGTGTCTGGTCAGATCTATACGGATTCCAAAGCGGGTGATAAGTTCAAGAGCTCGGCTCAGGGTATGATCACCCTGGCGACTTACGGAGTAGGGATGCTTGTGGGCTTTTGGGTAGCTGGTCAGATCACCGATTTTTATGTCCTGGAAGCTGGCCATGATTGGCGGGGTATCTGGGTGGTACCGGCTGGTTTTGCTTTGTTGGTCTTCTTTGCTTTCATGTTGACTTTTAGGAGCGAAGACATCAAATACGAGAAATAG
- a CDS encoding cupin domain-containing protein yields MNAQYWIDKLGLEPHPEGGYYKEVYRNPNTIQIMGGGGTRNLSTSIYFLLEGSQKSHFHQLSSDELWYFHAGSGARVHVLNHGEYSEHLLGLNLEAGDLPQLLLPARSIFASEVSAPDSYVLMGCMVNPGFDFKDFRMLTASELEESYPGQKALIREFTLGE; encoded by the coding sequence ATGAACGCACAATATTGGATTGACAAACTCGGCCTGGAGCCGCACCCAGAAGGGGGCTATTACAAGGAGGTCTATCGAAACCCGAATACCATTCAGATCATGGGCGGTGGCGGTACCAGAAACCTCAGCACCAGTATTTATTTTCTATTGGAAGGCTCTCAAAAGTCTCATTTTCACCAACTGAGCTCCGATGAGCTATGGTATTTTCATGCAGGGAGTGGTGCCAGGGTGCACGTACTAAACCATGGAGAATATTCTGAGCACCTTCTTGGCCTCAACCTTGAAGCGGGTGACCTGCCACAGTTGCTCCTTCCGGCCCGGTCCATTTTTGCCAGTGAAGTGTCTGCTCCCGATAGTTATGTGCTGATGGGGTGCATGGTCAACCCGGGGTTTGACTTCAAGGACTTCAGAATGCTCACTGCTTCAGAACTAGAAGAATCTTATCCTGGTCAGAAAGCGTTGATTCGAGAATTTACATTAGGAGAATAG
- the ppk1 gene encoding polyphosphate kinase 1, which translates to MIEKYDHLIQQSDLISRDLSWLHFNYRVLAQSMKEGRNLFDKLKFVAITASNADEFFMIRVGSLYNYLDYGKDRVDYSGLRAVPFKRKLLHDFQEFSRVQNDHFINNLRPEFNNHRFQILGYGSLQKREKERVTNYFEKIVFPMLTPMVYDSYHSFPILMNNILVFGVVTKTQDTKEKRKMSFIQIPQNLPRFYEMERKDKMIFVPIEEVVRQHISEVFKNVEITSSTLFRVTRNGDFTLEESEDVEANFIEEMKKKLKTRKTGRVVKLEVEGEYDKWLIKQLRTKYEIDEDNIIEVPKGALMDYTGLWQIVKHEDFRDFRPEMPKPVPPLSMSEYEHPDMFKILKDRDILLHHPYNSIDPLMDLLDQAAEDPNVLSIKLTIYRLAKNSRVVSALLNAAENGKHVSVLFEVKARFDEENNMKEAQRLQKAGCFVIYGVGMLKTHTKLLLIVRREGEKVKRFVHMSSGNYNEDTARLYTDIGLMTSDEGYANDVQEFFNVITGHSVPDRYDNLITAPREMRSRLIELIQQEENNAKNGLPSGIVIKINSLQDIDTIMALYAASRAGVPIHLIVRGICCLRPGRPGLSENITVRSIVGEYLEHSRIFYFHNQGDPLVYSGSADMMVRSFERRLESLFLIKDELLKQQAINLLCYNLKDNINGYEMKEDGSFVPITPENGKVFNIHKEFYKVKREVVMSAKLF; encoded by the coding sequence ATGATAGAAAAATACGATCATCTGATACAGCAAAGTGATCTCATCAGTAGGGACCTGAGCTGGTTACATTTCAATTACCGCGTTTTGGCTCAGTCCATGAAGGAGGGGAGAAACCTCTTTGATAAGCTCAAATTCGTGGCCATCACGGCCTCTAATGCGGATGAGTTTTTCATGATCAGAGTGGGTAGTTTGTACAATTACCTGGACTATGGCAAAGATCGTGTGGACTACTCGGGGTTGCGGGCGGTTCCTTTCAAGCGCAAGCTGCTCCATGATTTTCAAGAGTTTAGCCGGGTTCAAAATGATCATTTCATTAACAACCTAAGGCCTGAGTTTAACAATCATCGCTTTCAGATCCTCGGTTATGGCAGTTTGCAAAAGCGGGAAAAGGAGCGTGTGACCAACTATTTTGAGAAAATCGTATTCCCCATGCTCACACCCATGGTGTACGATTCGTACCATTCCTTTCCTATTTTGATGAACAACATCCTGGTGTTTGGAGTGGTCACCAAGACTCAGGATACCAAGGAAAAACGTAAAATGTCCTTCATCCAGATTCCTCAGAATCTGCCCAGGTTCTATGAGATGGAGCGGAAGGACAAGATGATCTTTGTGCCCATAGAAGAAGTGGTGCGCCAGCACATCAGCGAGGTGTTTAAGAATGTGGAGATCACTTCTTCTACCTTGTTCAGAGTCACTAGAAATGGGGATTTCACCTTGGAAGAGTCAGAGGATGTGGAGGCCAATTTCATCGAGGAGATGAAAAAGAAACTCAAAACCCGTAAGACAGGTCGGGTGGTGAAGCTGGAGGTAGAAGGAGAGTATGACAAGTGGTTGATCAAGCAGCTTCGTACCAAATATGAAATTGATGAGGATAACATCATAGAAGTGCCCAAGGGTGCTTTGATGGATTATACGGGTTTGTGGCAGATTGTGAAGCACGAGGATTTTAGGGATTTCAGACCTGAAATGCCCAAGCCTGTGCCGCCACTGAGCATGTCTGAGTATGAGCATCCGGATATGTTCAAGATTCTGAAGGATCGGGATATTTTGCTTCATCACCCCTACAATAGTATAGATCCATTGATGGATCTGTTGGATCAGGCAGCAGAGGATCCCAATGTGCTGTCCATTAAGCTGACCATCTACCGCTTGGCGAAAAATTCCCGGGTGGTATCCGCTTTGCTGAATGCCGCGGAGAATGGCAAACACGTGTCGGTACTTTTTGAAGTAAAGGCGCGGTTTGATGAAGAAAACAACATGAAGGAGGCCCAGCGCCTTCAAAAAGCGGGTTGCTTTGTGATCTATGGGGTAGGTATGCTCAAGACCCATACCAAATTGCTGCTCATCGTTCGTAGGGAAGGGGAGAAAGTGAAGCGCTTTGTACACATGTCTAGTGGTAACTACAATGAGGACACTGCCAGGCTGTACACAGATATTGGGTTGATGACTTCCGATGAAGGCTATGCCAATGACGTGCAGGAGTTCTTCAATGTAATTACAGGCCACTCTGTACCTGACCGATACGATAACCTCATTACTGCACCTCGGGAGATGCGTTCCCGACTGATCGAACTCATTCAACAGGAGGAAAACAATGCCAAGAATGGACTTCCATCCGGTATTGTCATCAAGATCAACTCTCTGCAGGATATTGATACCATTATGGCGCTGTATGCGGCTTCCCGTGCCGGGGTGCCTATCCATTTGATTGTAAGGGGCATTTGTTGCCTCCGTCCGGGACGTCCGGGTCTGAGTGAGAACATCACGGTCCGGTCCATTGTGGGTGAGTACCTGGAGCACAGCAGAATTTTCTATTTCCACAATCAGGGCGATCCGTTGGTGTATTCCGGTAGTGCCGATATGATGGTGCGTTCTTTTGAGCGTAGGTTGGAGTCACTATTTTTAATCAAAGACGAACTCTTAAAGCAGCAAGCCATCAACCTGCTGTGTTATAACCTCAAAGACAATATCAATGGCTATGAGATGAAAGAGGATGGTTCTTTTGTGCCCATTACACCTGAAAACGGAAAAGTGTTCAATATCCACAAGGAGTTTTACAAAGTGAAGCGTGAAGTGGTAATGTCTGCCAAACTCTTTTGA